The Rhizobium leguminosarum genome includes a region encoding these proteins:
- a CDS encoding beta-ketoacyl-ACP reductase codes for MSRVALVTGGTRGIGAAISMALKNAGYRVAASYAGNDEKAKAFHDVTGVPVFKWDVSDYLACGEGIARVESEIGPVEILVNNAGITRDAMFHKMTQQQWHEVINTNLTGLFNMTHQVWTGMRDRSFGRIVNISSINGQKGQMGQVNYSAAKAGDLGFTKALAQEGANKNITVNAICPGYIGTEMVLAVPEKVLNERIIPQIPVGRLGEPEEIARCVTFLVSDDAGFITGSTLTANGGQFFA; via the coding sequence ATGAGCAGAGTGGCTTTGGTCACCGGGGGTACACGCGGCATCGGCGCGGCAATATCCATGGCACTGAAAAATGCCGGATACAGGGTCGCCGCCAGCTATGCCGGCAACGACGAGAAGGCCAAAGCCTTCCACGACGTTACCGGCGTTCCGGTGTTCAAATGGGATGTTTCGGATTACCTCGCCTGCGGCGAGGGAATTGCCCGGGTCGAAAGCGAGATCGGCCCAGTCGAAATCCTCGTCAACAATGCCGGCATCACCCGCGACGCGATGTTCCACAAGATGACGCAGCAGCAATGGCACGAGGTGATCAATACCAACCTCACCGGCCTGTTCAACATGACCCATCAGGTCTGGACCGGCATGCGTGACCGCAGCTTCGGCCGTATCGTCAATATCTCGTCGATCAACGGGCAGAAGGGCCAGATGGGCCAGGTGAACTATTCGGCGGCCAAGGCGGGCGATCTCGGCTTCACCAAGGCGCTGGCCCAGGAAGGGGCGAACAAGAACATCACCGTCAACGCCATTTGCCCCGGTTACATCGGAACGGAAATGGTGCTTGCCGTGCCGGAGAAGGTGCTGAACGAACGCATCATTCCGCAGATCCCCGTCGGTCGTCTCGGCGAACCGGAAGAGATCGCGCGTTGCGTCACCTTCCTCGTCTCCGACGATGCCGGCTTCATCACCGGTTCGACGCTGACGGCCAATGGCGGACAGTTCTTCGCCTAG
- a CDS encoding acetyl-CoA C-acetyltransferase, translated as MSNPSIVIASAGRTAVGAFNGAFATVLAHELGAAVIKGALERAGVDAGEVDEVILGQVLAAGEGQNPARQAAMKAGIPQEATAWGVNQLCGSGLRAVALGMQQIATGDAKIIVAGGQESMSMAPHAAHLRGGVKMGDMKMIDTMIKDGLTDAFHGYHMGITAENIARQWQLSRDDQDQFAVSSQNKAEAAQKAGRFTDEIIPYVIKTRKGDVTVDTDEYIRHGATIEAMGKLRPAFDKDGTVTAANASGLNDGAAAAVLMSEAEAVRRGIQPLARIVSWATAGVDPQIMGTGPIPASRKALEKAGWSVNDLDLVEANEAFAAQACAVTKDLGWDPSIVNVNGGAIAIGHPIGASGARVLNTLLFEMKRRGAKKGLATLCIGGGMGVAMCFEAL; from the coding sequence ATGAGCAATCCATCCATCGTCATCGCCAGCGCAGGGCGAACAGCAGTCGGCGCCTTCAACGGTGCTTTCGCGACGGTTCTCGCGCATGAGCTCGGGGCGGCCGTCATCAAGGGCGCGCTCGAGCGCGCCGGCGTCGATGCCGGCGAGGTGGATGAGGTGATCCTCGGCCAGGTGCTTGCCGCCGGCGAGGGCCAGAACCCGGCTCGGCAAGCGGCGATGAAGGCCGGCATTCCGCAGGAAGCGACGGCCTGGGGCGTCAACCAGCTCTGTGGCTCGGGCCTGCGCGCGGTCGCGCTCGGCATGCAGCAGATCGCCACCGGCGATGCCAAGATCATCGTTGCCGGCGGCCAGGAGTCCATGTCGATGGCGCCGCATGCCGCGCACTTACGCGGCGGCGTCAAGATGGGCGACATGAAGATGATCGACACGATGATCAAGGACGGCTTGACCGACGCCTTCCATGGCTACCACATGGGCATCACCGCCGAGAATATTGCGCGCCAGTGGCAGCTTTCGCGCGACGACCAGGATCAGTTCGCGGTCAGCTCTCAGAACAAGGCGGAGGCCGCGCAGAAGGCCGGCCGTTTTACCGACGAGATCATCCCCTACGTCATCAAGACACGTAAGGGCGACGTTACGGTCGATACCGATGAATATATCCGTCACGGCGCGACGATTGAAGCGATGGGGAAGCTGCGCCCGGCCTTCGACAAGGACGGCACGGTCACGGCCGCGAACGCGTCCGGCCTCAACGACGGTGCTGCTGCGGCCGTGCTGATGAGCGAAGCGGAGGCGGTCCGGCGCGGTATCCAGCCGCTCGCCCGCATCGTTTCCTGGGCAACGGCGGGTGTCGATCCGCAGATCATGGGCACCGGACCGATCCCGGCTTCGCGCAAGGCGCTCGAGAAGGCCGGCTGGTCGGTCAACGATCTCGATCTCGTCGAAGCCAACGAGGCCTTCGCGGCGCAAGCCTGCGCCGTCACCAAAGATCTCGGATGGGATCCGTCGATCGTCAACGTCAATGGCGGAGCGATCGCGATCGGCCATCCGATCGGCGCCTCGGGTGCGCGCGTTCTCAACACGCTGCTGTTCGAAATGAAGCGCCGCGGCGCAAAGAAGGGTCTCGCGACGCTTTGCATCGGGGGTGGCATGGGTGTGGCTATGTGCTTTGAAGCACTTTAA
- the phaR gene encoding polyhydroxyalkanoate synthesis repressor PhaR gives MAKHEGQIVIKKYANRRLYNTGTSTYVTLEDLAEMVKKGEEFTVQDAKSGDDITHSVLTQIIFEQESKTGNTLLPISFLRQLITYYGDQMQMVVPSFLEHSMRSFTEQQAQMREQVNRAFGETPLGKNLQLPMQMVEDHVRRNTELFQQAMQMFSPFMTPPAKESRKAEAKDIDELKEQLRALQNKLDNL, from the coding sequence ATGGCGAAGCATGAGGGTCAGATCGTTATCAAGAAATACGCCAATCGACGCCTATACAACACGGGCACCAGCACCTACGTGACGCTGGAAGACCTGGCGGAGATGGTGAAGAAGGGCGAAGAATTTACCGTCCAGGATGCAAAAAGCGGAGATGACATCACCCATTCGGTGCTGACCCAGATCATCTTCGAACAGGAATCGAAGACCGGCAATACGTTGCTCCCGATCTCCTTCCTGCGCCAGCTCATCACCTATTACGGCGACCAGATGCAGATGGTCGTGCCGAGCTTTCTCGAACATTCGATGCGCTCCTTTACCGAACAGCAGGCTCAGATGCGCGAGCAGGTGAACCGCGCCTTCGGCGAAACGCCGCTCGGCAAGAACCTGCAGTTGCCGATGCAGATGGTCGAGGACCATGTTCGCCGTAACACCGAGCTGTTTCAGCAGGCGATGCAGATGTTCTCGCCCTTCATGACGCCGCCCGCCAAGGAAAGCCGCAAGGCCGAGGCCAAGGATATCGACGAGCTGAAGGAACAGCTCCGCGCCCTTCAGAACAAGCTCGACAACCTATAA
- the rpmF gene encoding 50S ribosomal protein L32, which translates to MAVPKRKTSPSKRGMRRSADALKAPTYVEDKNSGELRRPHHIDLKTGMYRGRQVLTPKESA; encoded by the coding sequence ATGGCTGTACCGAAGAGAAAAACAAGCCCGTCCAAGCGCGGTATGCGCCGTTCGGCAGACGCCCTTAAGGCTCCGACCTATGTCGAAGACAAGAACTCCGGCGAACTGCGCCGCCCGCATCATATCGACCTGAAGACCGGTATGTATCGCGGCCGCCAGGTTCTGACGCCGAAGGAAAGCGCGTAA
- a CDS encoding glutathione S-transferase family protein, translated as MDRPTLYIANKNYSSWSFRPWMALTGAGVDFEEVLIPFDYAGGNPNIKAISPTGRVPLLQHGALKVWESLAIIEYVAELYPDAGLLPRDRAKRALARSVSMEMLSSFRALRSACPMNIRRPKGRIALPDGVDADISRIETIWRNLLQQSGGPFLFGAFSGADAMFAPVVNRFDIYDLVSRNDTLAYMETMKAHPAWRKWEEAARAEPWIVPEDEV; from the coding sequence ATGGACAGACCGACGCTCTACATCGCCAACAAGAATTATTCCTCCTGGTCGTTCCGGCCGTGGATGGCGCTGACGGGCGCCGGTGTCGATTTCGAGGAAGTCCTCATCCCCTTCGACTATGCGGGTGGCAATCCCAACATCAAGGCCATCTCACCCACCGGGCGTGTGCCGTTGCTGCAGCACGGCGCATTGAAGGTCTGGGAATCGCTGGCGATCATCGAATATGTCGCCGAGCTTTATCCGGACGCCGGCCTTCTGCCGAGGGATCGCGCTAAGCGGGCGCTCGCCCGTTCGGTTTCGATGGAAATGCTGTCGAGCTTTCGGGCGCTGCGCAGTGCCTGCCCGATGAATATTCGCCGGCCGAAGGGCAGGATCGCGTTGCCGGATGGCGTCGACGCCGATATCAGCCGCATCGAGACGATCTGGCGCAACCTACTGCAGCAATCCGGCGGACCGTTTCTGTTTGGCGCGTTCAGCGGGGCGGATGCGATGTTTGCGCCTGTCGTCAACCGGTTCGACATTTATGACCTCGTCAGCCGAAACGATACGCTGGCCTATATGGAGACCATGAAGGCGCATCCGGCCTGGCGGAAATGGGAAGAGGCGGCCCGCGCCGAGCCTTGGATCGTGCCGGAAGACGAAGTCTGA
- the mtgA gene encoding monofunctional biosynthetic peptidoglycan transglycosylase yields MDIAPEREDSVDMPARRRWFEDRRVLKRVVLAVLIVLILPYALIFFYLLPFIHPVSTLMLRDLVLLRGYDRQWVSLDKIAPVVVQSVMMSEDGQYCFHGGVDWAEMRMLVEDTLKGQATRGGSTIPMQTAKNLFLWNGRSFVRKALELPLAVTTDFVLSKRRLMEIYLNIAEWGPGIYGIEAAAQHHFKVPASKLTRRQASLLAVSLPNPIDRNAGKPGRGLRRLAGLIERRAQGSGDYIKCIYD; encoded by the coding sequence TTGGATATAGCGCCGGAGAGAGAGGACAGCGTCGACATGCCGGCTCGTCGGCGATGGTTCGAAGACAGGCGTGTGTTGAAACGCGTTGTTCTTGCCGTGCTGATCGTGCTGATCCTTCCCTATGCGCTGATCTTTTTCTATCTGCTGCCCTTCATTCACCCCGTCTCGACACTGATGCTGCGCGATCTCGTGCTGCTGCGTGGCTACGACAGGCAATGGGTGTCGCTTGATAAGATCGCCCCTGTTGTGGTGCAGTCGGTGATGATGTCGGAGGATGGGCAATATTGCTTTCACGGCGGTGTCGACTGGGCGGAAATGCGCATGCTGGTCGAGGATACGCTGAAAGGTCAGGCGACGCGTGGCGGCAGTACGATCCCGATGCAGACGGCGAAAAACCTCTTCCTTTGGAACGGCCGCTCCTTCGTACGCAAGGCGCTGGAACTTCCGCTCGCGGTGACCACGGATTTCGTTCTGTCGAAACGGCGGTTGATGGAAATCTATCTCAATATCGCCGAATGGGGTCCCGGTATTTACGGCATCGAGGCGGCGGCCCAACACCATTTCAAGGTGCCGGCCTCGAAGCTGACGCGGCGCCAGGCATCGCTGCTTGCCGTCTCGCTGCCGAACCCGATCGACCGCAATGCCGGCAAGCCCGGACGAGGCCTTCGCCGGCTCGCCGGCTTGATCGAGAGGCGTGCGCAAGGTTCGGGCGATTACATCAAGTGCATCTACGATTGA
- a CDS encoding polyprenyl synthetase family protein, protein MDANRDTFETRLKNNARDIEALLDALLSPSALSDEIARPETLRDAMHYAVLNGGKRLRPFLVVESAALLGGDAEAALRVGAALECVHCYSLVHDDLPAMDDDDLRRGKPTVHIKFDEATAILAGDSLLTYAFDIIAAPETTLADTSKASLVLALARAAGLGGMAGGQALDLAAEKQAPDEAGIIRLQAMKTGALIRFACEAGAVIAASPPEDRRRLRAFGEKIGLAFQLADDILDLTSDAATMGKATGKDAARGKGTLVALRGMEWAEAQLREHVRDAKALLAPYGARASILTSAAHFIADRKS, encoded by the coding sequence ATGGACGCGAACCGGGACACTTTCGAGACGAGGCTGAAGAACAACGCCCGCGACATCGAGGCGCTGCTCGACGCATTGCTTTCACCGAGTGCCCTTTCCGATGAAATCGCCAGGCCCGAGACGCTGCGCGATGCCATGCATTATGCTGTGCTGAACGGCGGCAAGCGGCTGCGCCCGTTTCTCGTCGTCGAAAGTGCAGCCCTTCTCGGCGGCGACGCCGAGGCGGCACTTCGTGTCGGCGCCGCCCTCGAATGCGTCCACTGCTATTCCCTCGTGCATGACGACCTGCCGGCCATGGACGATGACGACCTGCGCCGCGGCAAACCGACGGTACACATCAAGTTCGACGAAGCGACGGCGATCCTCGCCGGCGACAGCCTGCTGACCTATGCCTTCGACATCATCGCCGCGCCGGAAACGACCCTTGCCGATACGAGCAAGGCATCGCTGGTGCTGGCCCTTGCCCGTGCAGCCGGTCTCGGCGGCATGGCCGGCGGCCAGGCGCTTGATCTCGCGGCGGAAAAGCAGGCGCCCGACGAGGCCGGCATCATCCGCCTGCAGGCGATGAAAACGGGCGCGCTGATCCGCTTCGCCTGCGAAGCCGGCGCCGTCATCGCGGCAAGCCCGCCGGAAGATCGCCGCCGCCTGCGCGCCTTCGGCGAAAAGATCGGTCTTGCTTTCCAGCTTGCCGACGACATTCTCGACCTGACCTCGGATGCGGCGACCATGGGCAAGGCGACCGGCAAGGATGCAGCCCGCGGCAAGGGAACACTTGTGGCCCTGCGCGGCATGGAATGGGCCGAAGCCCAGCTCCGCGAGCATGTCCGCGATGCAAAAGCGCTGCTTGCCCCCTACGGCGCCCGTGCCTCGATCCTCACTTCTGCAGCGCATTTCATCGCCGACCGGAAGAGCTGA
- the hisC gene encoding histidinol-phosphate transaminase — protein MSQYWSPIVSKLRPYVAGEQPRIANMVKLNTNENPYGPSPKALTAIREAADNRLRLYPDPTATELRETIAARFGLRAEEVFVGNGSDEVLAHAFQALLKHERPLLYPDVTYAFYSTYSLLYGVEAIEVPVDDGFRIRLADYDRPCGAIIIPNPNAPTGIGLPLTGIEALLAAHADAVVVIDEAYIDFGGESATGLVSTYPNLLVIQTLSKSRSLAGLRIGFALGQRPLIEALERVKDSFNSYPLDRLAQLAATAAIKDEAWFETGRRNIIASRESLVGELEALDFDVLPSQANFVFARHESRSGAALQAALRERGILVRHFAKPRISDFLRISIGTDEECARLVSALKEILAA, from the coding sequence ATGAGCCAGTACTGGTCGCCAATCGTTAGCAAGCTTCGGCCCTATGTCGCGGGCGAGCAGCCCCGTATCGCGAACATGGTCAAGCTCAATACCAACGAAAATCCTTACGGGCCGTCTCCGAAGGCGCTCACGGCGATCCGGGAGGCGGCGGACAATCGTCTGCGGCTCTATCCCGATCCCACTGCCACGGAATTGCGCGAGACGATCGCGGCTCGTTTCGGCCTGAGGGCGGAGGAAGTATTCGTCGGCAATGGCTCCGACGAAGTTCTCGCGCATGCGTTCCAGGCGCTGCTGAAACATGAGCGGCCGCTTCTCTATCCCGATGTGACCTACGCCTTCTATTCGACCTATAGCCTGCTATACGGTGTCGAAGCGATCGAGGTGCCTGTTGACGATGGGTTCCGGATCCGGCTGGCCGATTACGACAGGCCCTGCGGCGCGATCATCATCCCCAATCCGAATGCGCCGACCGGCATCGGCCTGCCGCTCACCGGTATCGAAGCACTTCTTGCCGCCCACGCGGATGCGGTCGTCGTCATCGACGAGGCCTATATCGATTTCGGCGGCGAGAGCGCCACCGGGCTCGTTTCAACCTATCCCAACCTGTTGGTGATCCAGACCCTGTCGAAGTCCCGTTCGCTTGCCGGTCTGCGCATCGGCTTCGCGCTGGGGCAGCGGCCGCTGATCGAGGCGCTGGAGCGGGTCAAGGACAGTTTCAATTCCTATCCACTCGATCGTCTGGCGCAGCTTGCCGCGACGGCGGCGATCAAGGACGAGGCGTGGTTCGAGACAGGCCGGAGGAACATCATCGCCAGCCGGGAAAGCCTTGTTGGGGAACTCGAAGCGCTTGATTTCGACGTGCTGCCGTCCCAGGCGAATTTCGTTTTCGCGAGGCACGAAAGCCGTTCGGGAGCAGCGCTTCAAGCCGCCCTGCGGGAGCGCGGCATTCTCGTCCGGCATTTTGCCAAGCCGCGTATTTCGGACTTCCTGCGGATCAGCATCGGCACGGATGAAGAGTGTGCCCGTCTGGTCTCCGCTCTCAAGGAGATACTGGCGGCCTGA
- the ispG gene encoding flavodoxin-dependent (E)-4-hydroxy-3-methylbut-2-enyl-diphosphate synthase, protein MLSAADFDPKPRRASVAVDVGGVIVGGGAPVVVQSMTNTDTADIDSTVAQVAALHRAGSELVRITVDRDESAAAVPKIRERLLRLGMDVPLIGDFHYIGHKLLADHPDCAEALAKYRINPGNVGFKDKKDKQFAEIIEMAIRYDKPVRIGVNWGSLDQDLLTALMDRNAEAGSPLSARQVTREAIVQSALLSAALAEEIGLPRNRIILSAKVSQVQDLIAVNSMLAERSNHALHLGLTEAGMGTKGIVASSAAMGFVLQHGIGDTIRVSLTPEPNGDRTREVQVAQEILQVMGFRQFIPVVAACPGCGRTTSTVFQELAQNIQNDIRKNMPVWREKYPGVEALNVAVMGCIVNGPGESKHADIGISLPGTGETPAAPVFIDGRKALTLRGPNIAADFEALVVDYIEKRFGQRTAAE, encoded by the coding sequence ATGTTGTCAGCCGCCGATTTTGATCCGAAACCGCGCCGCGCTTCCGTTGCCGTCGATGTCGGCGGCGTCATCGTCGGCGGCGGGGCGCCGGTCGTCGTGCAGTCCATGACGAACACCGATACGGCCGATATCGATTCCACCGTCGCGCAGGTCGCCGCTCTCCACCGGGCGGGTTCGGAACTGGTGCGCATTACCGTCGACCGCGACGAGAGTGCGGCCGCCGTGCCGAAGATCCGCGAGCGGCTGCTGCGCCTCGGCATGGACGTGCCCTTGATCGGCGACTTCCATTATATCGGTCATAAGCTGCTTGCCGATCATCCGGATTGTGCCGAAGCGCTGGCGAAATACCGCATCAACCCCGGCAATGTCGGCTTCAAGGACAAGAAGGACAAGCAGTTCGCCGAGATCATCGAGATGGCGATCCGCTATGACAAGCCGGTGCGCATCGGCGTCAACTGGGGCTCGCTCGATCAGGATCTGCTGACGGCGCTGATGGACCGGAACGCCGAAGCCGGGTCGCCGCTTTCGGCCCGGCAGGTAACGCGCGAGGCGATCGTGCAGTCGGCGCTGCTGTCGGCAGCCCTTGCCGAAGAGATCGGCCTGCCGCGCAACCGCATCATCCTGTCGGCCAAAGTCAGCCAGGTTCAGGACCTGATCGCCGTCAATTCCATGCTCGCCGAACGCTCCAATCATGCGCTGCATCTCGGCCTGACCGAAGCCGGCATGGGCACCAAGGGCATCGTCGCCTCGTCGGCGGCGATGGGCTTCGTGCTGCAGCACGGCATCGGCGATACGATCCGCGTGTCGCTGACGCCCGAGCCGAACGGCGACCGCACGCGTGAAGTCCAGGTGGCGCAGGAAATCCTGCAGGTCATGGGCTTCCGCCAGTTCATTCCCGTGGTTGCGGCCTGTCCGGGCTGCGGACGCACGACGTCGACGGTATTCCAGGAACTTGCCCAGAACATCCAGAACGACATCCGCAAAAACATGCCGGTCTGGCGCGAGAAATATCCCGGCGTCGAGGCGCTGAACGTCGCCGTCATGGGCTGCATCGTCAATGGGCCGGGCGAAAGCAAACATGCCGATATCGGCATTTCGCTTCCGGGCACCGGCGAGACGCCGGCCGCCCCCGTCTTCATCGACGGCAGGAAGGCGCTGACGCTGCGCGGTCCCAATATCGCCGCCGATTTCGAGGCGCTTGTCGTCGACTATATCGAGAAGCGTTTCGGCCAGCGGACGGCGGCGGAATGA
- a CDS encoding MFS transporter has protein sequence MDSHVSAPGARSGFITRSRAAVSLLFLMNGFVVGCWAPKIPDFAERLALTKFELGLMILVFGVGSLVMMPIAGAQIAKHGSRVVVQVLAVCVLPLLLALTLAPNVLTGAISLFLFGGFIGAMDVAMNANAVSVEKSMRRAIMSSCHAFWSLGGLIGSGLGGIVIAKLGILGHAQLATVLAAIFLAVAWPMILADPPHPDTKKEKTKLPMVPLPWLLGLMALFSMVPEGAVLDWGALYLRQEMDASVALSGLGFAAFSATMAIMRFGGDLVRDRLGGVKTLRICTLFAIVGMLLAGLAPNAELAILGFAFCGIGISNMVPIAFSAAGNIPGLKPGIGISVVTTMGYSGMLVAPSLIGFVAEHIGFAVVFMALPVLLIVVLLLSNLAHYADETSGGGH, from the coding sequence ATGGATAGTCATGTGAGTGCGCCGGGAGCCAGAAGTGGCTTCATTACCAGAAGCAGGGCGGCGGTTTCCCTGCTCTTTCTTATGAACGGTTTTGTCGTCGGCTGCTGGGCGCCGAAGATCCCGGATTTTGCCGAGCGCCTGGCGCTGACCAAGTTCGAGCTTGGGCTGATGATCCTGGTCTTCGGCGTCGGCTCGCTGGTCATGATGCCGATCGCCGGTGCGCAGATCGCCAAACACGGCTCGCGTGTCGTCGTTCAAGTGCTGGCCGTCTGCGTGCTGCCGTTGCTGCTGGCATTGACGCTGGCGCCAAATGTGCTCACCGGGGCAATCTCGCTCTTCCTGTTCGGCGGCTTCATCGGCGCAATGGATGTGGCGATGAATGCCAATGCGGTGTCGGTCGAGAAATCCATGCGCCGCGCCATCATGTCGTCCTGCCACGCTTTCTGGAGCCTTGGCGGACTGATCGGCTCCGGTCTCGGCGGCATCGTAATCGCCAAGCTCGGCATTCTCGGCCATGCGCAACTGGCGACGGTGCTGGCGGCAATCTTCCTTGCCGTCGCCTGGCCGATGATCCTTGCCGATCCGCCGCATCCCGACACCAAGAAGGAAAAGACGAAGCTGCCGATGGTGCCGCTGCCGTGGCTGCTCGGATTGATGGCGCTGTTCAGCATGGTGCCGGAAGGTGCTGTTCTCGACTGGGGCGCGCTCTATCTTCGGCAGGAAATGGATGCGTCCGTCGCGCTTTCCGGTCTTGGTTTCGCAGCCTTTTCGGCCACTATGGCAATCATGCGCTTTGGCGGCGACCTGGTGCGCGACCGTCTGGGCGGCGTCAAGACGCTACGCATCTGCACTTTATTTGCCATTGTCGGCATGCTGCTTGCTGGCCTGGCGCCCAATGCCGAGCTTGCCATCCTGGGCTTTGCGTTTTGCGGTATCGGCATTTCCAACATGGTGCCGATCGCTTTCTCGGCGGCGGGCAATATTCCCGGACTCAAGCCCGGCATCGGCATCTCGGTGGTCACCACCATGGGCTATTCCGGCATGCTGGTTGCGCCATCGTTGATCGGCTTCGTCGCCGAGCATATCGGTTTTGCCGTCGTTTTCATGGCGCTGCCAGTGCTGCTCATCGTCGTTCTGCTGCTGTCCAACCTGGCCCATTATGCCGATGAGACCTCCGGAGGCGGTCACTGA
- a CDS encoding DeoR/GlpR family DNA-binding transcription regulator: MQDFLLRERQGVISERLRLNGRVLATELALEFGVSEDTVRRDLREMAAAGLCERVYGGALPVSPAHGSMTQRIGFAADRKQALARAAAKQIAAGSTVFFDAGSTNLAIANALPAELALTAATNAPAIAAALIDKPAVNVILIGGMVDRQTGGSLGAKALRDMEQISPDLCILGACGVDLEAGITVFGFEDAEFKRFATSRSKRVLVAATSEKFGTAAPHSILPVAHCECLVVEHDADPAILAGYRERGCRTVLAEKTN; encoded by the coding sequence ATGCAGGATTTTCTGTTGCGAGAGCGCCAAGGCGTGATTTCCGAGAGGTTGCGGCTGAATGGCCGCGTGCTGGCGACGGAGCTTGCGCTCGAATTCGGTGTCTCCGAGGATACGGTGCGGCGGGATCTGCGAGAGATGGCGGCGGCAGGGCTCTGCGAGCGGGTTTATGGCGGTGCATTGCCGGTCTCGCCGGCGCATGGAAGCATGACGCAACGCATCGGCTTTGCCGCTGACCGGAAACAGGCGCTGGCGCGCGCTGCGGCAAAGCAGATTGCCGCCGGTTCGACCGTGTTTTTCGATGCCGGCAGCACCAATCTGGCGATTGCCAACGCATTACCGGCCGAGCTTGCGCTCACGGCTGCGACGAATGCGCCGGCGATTGCCGCAGCGCTGATCGACAAGCCTGCCGTCAACGTCATTCTGATCGGCGGGATGGTCGACCGGCAGACGGGCGGTTCGCTCGGCGCCAAGGCCTTGCGGGATATGGAACAGATTTCGCCCGATCTCTGCATTCTCGGCGCCTGCGGCGTCGATCTCGAGGCCGGCATCACGGTGTTCGGCTTCGAGGATGCGGAATTCAAGCGGTTTGCGACATCCAGGAGCAAAAGGGTGTTGGTGGCTGCAACCTCGGAGAAATTCGGCACTGCTGCCCCCCATAGCATCCTGCCGGTCGCCCATTGCGAATGCCTGGTCGTCGAGCACGATGCCGATCCGGCCATTCTCGCCGGCTACCGCGAGCGCGGATGCAGGACTGTTCTCGCCGAGAAAACGAACTGA
- a CDS encoding amino acid ABC transporter substrate-binding protein, translating into MNWLKTVAAAALIQAAALLPAHADENLAAIKSAGVFKIGTEGTYAPFTYHDESGKLVGFDVEIGEAIAAKLGVKAEFVEGKWDGLIAGLDAKRYDTVINQVGITETRKQKYDFSEPYIASKAVLIARDGDDSIKSFADLKGKKAAQSLTSNFGKLATEAGAELVGTDGFDQSIQLVLTKRADATINDSLSFLDFKKHKPDAPVKIVAEQENADYSGIIIRKNEPELLAEINKALADIKSDGTYKKIADKYFGQDVSK; encoded by the coding sequence ATGAACTGGTTGAAAACCGTCGCCGCCGCTGCTCTCATTCAGGCTGCAGCCCTGCTGCCTGCCCATGCCGATGAAAATCTCGCCGCCATCAAATCGGCCGGCGTCTTCAAGATCGGCACCGAAGGCACCTATGCGCCCTTCACCTACCATGACGAAAGCGGCAAGCTCGTCGGCTTCGATGTCGAGATCGGCGAAGCCATCGCCGCCAAGCTCGGCGTCAAGGCCGAATTCGTCGAAGGCAAGTGGGATGGCCTGATCGCCGGTCTCGACGCCAAGCGCTACGACACCGTCATCAACCAGGTCGGCATCACCGAGACCCGCAAGCAGAAATACGATTTCTCCGAGCCTTATATCGCCTCCAAGGCCGTGTTGATCGCCCGCGACGGCGACGACAGCATCAAGTCCTTCGCCGATCTGAAGGGCAAGAAGGCCGCCCAGTCGCTGACCAGCAACTTCGGCAAGCTCGCAACCGAAGCCGGTGCCGAACTCGTCGGCACCGACGGTTTCGATCAATCGATCCAGTTGGTATTGACCAAGCGCGCCGACGCCACGATCAACGACAGCCTCTCCTTCCTCGATTTCAAGAAGCACAAGCCGGACGCGCCGGTAAAGATCGTCGCCGAGCAGGAAAATGCCGATTACTCCGGCATCATCATCCGCAAGAACGAGCCGGAGCTTCTGGCCGAAATCAACAAGGCGCTTGCCGACATCAAGTCCGACGGCACTTACAAGAAGATCGCCGACAAATATTTCGGCCAGGACGTTTCCAAGTAA